In a genomic window of Pseudomonas oryzihabitans:
- the znuC gene encoding zinc ABC transporter ATP-binding protein ZnuC has product MSEALIRLQDVSVTFAGQAVLDQVSLTLDPGRIVTLIGPNGAGKTTLVRSVLGLLTPERGSVWRRPRLRIGYMPQKLQVDATLPLSVLRFLRLVPGVTRASALAALGEVGAEGVIDSPLQSISGGELQRVLLARALLRQPELLVLDEPVQGVDINGQSELYRLIGQLRERHGCGVLMVSHDLHLVMGATDQVICLNRHVCCSGHPEQVSGDPAYQALFGQSARNLAIYHHRHDHAHDLHGSVVKAPHVHGDHCKHG; this is encoded by the coding sequence GTGACCTTCGCCGGTCAGGCGGTACTCGATCAGGTGAGCCTCACCCTCGATCCCGGGCGCATCGTGACTCTCATCGGTCCCAATGGCGCCGGCAAGACCACCCTGGTGCGCAGCGTGCTCGGCCTGCTGACGCCGGAGCGCGGCAGCGTCTGGCGCCGGCCGCGGTTGCGCATCGGCTACATGCCGCAAAAGCTGCAGGTGGACGCCACCCTGCCGCTGTCGGTGCTGCGCTTCCTGCGCCTGGTGCCGGGGGTGACCCGTGCCAGTGCCCTCGCCGCCCTGGGCGAGGTGGGCGCCGAGGGGGTGATCGATAGCCCCTTGCAAAGCATCTCCGGTGGCGAGCTGCAGCGGGTGCTGCTGGCCCGCGCCCTGCTGCGCCAACCCGAATTGCTGGTGCTCGACGAACCCGTCCAGGGCGTCGACATCAACGGCCAGAGCGAGCTCTACCGGCTGATCGGCCAGTTGCGCGAGCGGCATGGCTGCGGCGTGCTGATGGTGTCCCACGACCTGCACCTGGTCATGGGCGCCACCGACCAGGTGATCTGCCTCAATCGCCACGTCTGCTGCTCCGGTCATCCCGAGCAGGTCAGCGGCGATCCAGCCTACCAGGCGCTGTTCGGCCAGAGCGCGCGCAACCTGGCCATCTATCACCATCGCCACGATCACGCCCACGACCTGCACGGCAGCGTGGTCAAGGCGCCGCACGTCCATGGAGACCACTGCAAGCATGGCTGA
- the znuB gene encoding zinc ABC transporter permease subunit ZnuB — MADFLLYALLAGLALALVAGPLGSFVVWRRMAYFGDTLSHAALLGVALGFLLDVSPTLTVTVGCLALAVLLVLLQRRRGLAADTLLGILAHSTLSLGLVALSFMHEVRVDLMSYLFGDLLAVGPSDLRWILGGSALVLAALAWLWRPLLAITVHEELAQVEGLPVTWIRLALMLLVAIVIAVAMKIVGVLLITSLLIIPAATAQRHARSPEQMACGASLLGMVAVCLGLTLSWYQDTPAGPSVVVAAAGMFLLGYLLPRRA, encoded by the coding sequence ATGGCTGATTTTCTGCTGTATGCCCTGCTCGCCGGTCTCGCTCTCGCCCTGGTCGCCGGTCCGCTCGGCTCCTTCGTGGTCTGGCGGCGCATGGCCTATTTCGGCGACACCCTGTCCCATGCCGCCCTGCTCGGGGTAGCCCTGGGCTTCCTGCTGGACGTCAGCCCGACGCTGACCGTCACCGTCGGCTGCCTGGCGCTGGCCGTGCTGCTGGTGCTGCTGCAACGCCGCCGCGGCCTGGCCGCGGACACCCTGCTCGGCATCCTCGCCCACAGCACCCTGTCACTGGGGCTGGTGGCGCTGTCCTTCATGCACGAGGTACGGGTCGACCTGATGAGCTATCTGTTCGGCGACCTGCTGGCGGTCGGCCCCAGCGATCTACGCTGGATTCTCGGCGGCAGCGCCCTGGTGCTGGCGGCCCTGGCCTGGCTGTGGCGACCGCTGCTGGCCATCACCGTGCACGAGGAACTGGCCCAGGTGGAAGGCCTGCCGGTGACCTGGATCCGCCTGGCGCTGATGCTGCTGGTGGCCATCGTCATCGCCGTGGCCATGAAGATCGTCGGGGTGCTGCTGATCACCTCGCTGCTGATCATCCCCGCCGCCACCGCTCAAAGACACGCCCGCAGCCCGGAACAGATGGCCTGTGGCGCCAGCCTGCTGGGCATGGTGGCGGTGTGCCTAGGGCTGACCCTGTCCTGGTACCAGGACACCCCGGCCGGGCCCTCGGTGGTGGTGGCTGCCGCCGGGATGTTTCTGCTGGGTTACCTGCTACCCCGTCGCGCCTAG
- a CDS encoding aliphatic sulfonate ABC transporter substrate-binding protein has translation MALLSFRRLARLFVVLAVALGVWAPVQAAEQQLRIGYQKGGGLLAVLKAQGTLEKALGAQGYQVTWREFQAGPQLLEALNAGSVDVGYTGSPPPIFAQAAGVDLVYLGAEPASESVEAIVVPNGSAIRAVSELKGKKVAVQKGSSANFLLVAALNKAGLTLKDIQPVYLAPADARAAFANGSVDAWAIWDPYLAAIQQGQSVRVLADYKGLLRANAFYEGSRRFADAHPQAIHLLLAELAKAGAWANTHKPEVSRILAEQIGLPEPVIATWQARTRYGVTPLTPEIIATQQKVADVFHDQGLIPRKVDVSQAVWHAPH, from the coding sequence ATGGCTCTGCTGTCCTTCAGGCGTCTCGCACGTCTCTTCGTGGTGTTGGCCGTCGCCCTCGGGGTGTGGGCGCCGGTGCAGGCGGCTGAGCAGCAGCTGCGTATCGGCTATCAGAAAGGCGGTGGGCTACTGGCGGTGCTCAAGGCCCAGGGTACTCTGGAGAAGGCCCTGGGCGCCCAGGGCTATCAGGTGACCTGGCGCGAATTCCAGGCCGGGCCGCAACTGCTGGAGGCCCTCAACGCCGGTAGCGTCGACGTCGGCTACACCGGTTCGCCGCCGCCGATCTTCGCCCAGGCCGCCGGTGTCGATCTGGTCTACCTGGGCGCCGAGCCGGCCAGCGAGTCGGTCGAGGCCATCGTGGTGCCGAACGGCTCGGCGATCCGCGCGGTCAGCGAACTCAAGGGCAAGAAGGTGGCGGTGCAGAAGGGTTCGAGCGCTAACTTCCTGCTCGTCGCTGCCCTGAACAAGGCCGGTCTCACCCTCAAGGACATCCAGCCGGTCTACCTGGCCCCCGCCGATGCCCGCGCCGCCTTCGCCAACGGCTCGGTGGATGCCTGGGCGATCTGGGATCCTTATCTCGCCGCCATCCAGCAGGGCCAGTCGGTACGGGTCCTGGCCGACTATAAAGGTCTGTTGCGCGCCAACGCCTTTTACGAAGGCTCACGTCGCTTCGCCGATGCTCATCCCCAGGCGATCCACCTGCTGCTGGCGGAGCTGGCCAAGGCCGGGGCCTGGGCCAACACCCACAAGCCGGAGGTGAGCCGCATCCTGGCCGAGCAGATCGGTCTGCCGGAGCCGGTGATCGCTACTTGGCAAGCGCGGACCCGCTATGGCGTGACCCCGCTGACCCCCGAGATCATCGCCACTCAGCAGAAGGTCGCCGATGTCTTCCATGACCAGGGGCTGATTCCGCGCAAGGTGGATGTCAGCCAGGCGGTCTGGCACGCGCCGCACTAG
- a CDS encoding YciI family protein, whose protein sequence is MPFLIETFDKPDSLALRQEHRPAHLDFLRENAAALLACGAKLSDDGESPSGSVYIVDVETRAEAEAFLAQDPFSKVGLPGEVRITRWRKAVLDGKAFV, encoded by the coding sequence ATGCCTTTTCTGATCGAGACCTTCGACAAACCGGACAGCCTGGCCCTGCGCCAAGAGCATCGCCCGGCGCACCTAGACTTCCTGCGGGAAAACGCCGCCGCCCTGCTGGCCTGTGGGGCCAAGCTCAGCGACGACGGCGAATCCCCCAGCGGCAGCGTCTACATCGTCGACGTGGAGACCCGCGCCGAAGCGGAAGCCTTCCTGGCCCAAGACCCTTTCAGCAAGGTTGGTCTGCCGGGCGAAGTCCGTATCACCCGCTGGCGCAAGGCCGTACTCGACGGCAAGGCCTTCGTCTGA
- a CDS encoding acyltransferase family protein — MTKTTPEKDLRIETIRGLALFLMVAGHVIGSSSTLGMKVSDDSLLRYLYDSLVYIRMPLFTAISGYVYALRPVNTNSDLSRFYKGKFKRIGIPLIVVSTLFFALQMAVPNTNYKPQLTDIFSIYFFSYAHFWFLQSIFCIFVIIALLEKAGLLLTLRNFGLVFAVALAASFAWESFPDLFSLYKAVQLFPFFLLGLGLYRFGEELITRRNVTAMAVALAILVAVDQAYLFELVDLDEADMAVIGTALGLAAISLLIARRFYFKPLAWLGYFSFEIYLFHVFGTAGARIVLNKLQVHDVWVVFTVSMVMGLFLPVILKVVLERISPLHFLSVAFFGTKTRVNRATPPLQKKATA; from the coding sequence ATGACCAAGACCACGCCTGAGAAGGATCTGCGAATAGAGACCATTCGCGGACTGGCGCTGTTTCTGATGGTAGCGGGCCACGTGATTGGCAGCTCGTCCACCCTGGGCATGAAGGTGTCCGACGACTCCCTGCTGCGCTATCTCTACGATTCCCTCGTCTATATTCGGATGCCGCTGTTCACCGCGATTTCCGGTTACGTCTATGCGTTGCGTCCAGTGAACACAAACAGCGACCTGTCGCGTTTCTACAAAGGCAAGTTCAAGCGCATCGGCATTCCGCTGATCGTGGTCTCGACGCTGTTCTTCGCCTTGCAGATGGCCGTACCCAATACTAACTACAAGCCACAGCTGACCGATATCTTCAGCATCTACTTCTTCAGCTACGCGCACTTCTGGTTTCTGCAGTCGATCTTCTGCATCTTCGTGATCATCGCCCTGCTGGAGAAAGCCGGCCTGTTGCTGACCTTGCGCAATTTTGGTCTGGTCTTCGCCGTGGCCCTGGCCGCCTCCTTCGCCTGGGAAAGCTTCCCGGACCTGTTCAGCCTGTACAAGGCGGTGCAGCTGTTCCCCTTCTTCCTACTGGGCCTGGGCCTCTACCGCTTCGGCGAGGAGCTCATCACCCGCCGCAACGTGACCGCCATGGCGGTGGCGCTCGCCATCTTGGTAGCCGTCGATCAGGCCTATCTGTTCGAGCTGGTCGATCTCGACGAGGCCGACATGGCGGTGATCGGCACAGCCCTGGGGCTGGCGGCCATCAGCCTGCTGATCGCCCGTCGCTTCTACTTCAAGCCGCTGGCCTGGCTGGGCTACTTTTCCTTCGAGATCTACCTGTTCCACGTCTTCGGCACCGCCGGTGCCCGCATCGTGCTGAACAAGCTGCAGGTTCACGACGTCTGGGTGGTCTTTACCGTCAGCATGGTGATGGGCCTGTTCCTGCCGGTGATCCTCAAGGTAGTGCTGGAACGGATCAGCCCGCTGCACTTTCTCAGCGTGGCCTTCTTCGGTACCAAGACGCGGGTGAACCGCGCTACCCCGCCGTTGCAGAAGAAGGCCACTGCTTAG